The following are encoded together in the Microbacterium hatanonis genome:
- a CDS encoding sulfurtransferase, which translates to MTIEFDTTSSKFAEYSEPGRLVTGEWLEARLGEPGLVVVESDEDVLLYETGHIPGAVKIDWHTELNDPVVRDYVDGAGFSELLSRKGISRYDTVVIYGDKNNWWAAYALWVFSLFGHDDVRLLDGGRDKWIGEGRPITTDATAVTATDYPVVERDDSKLRAYKDDVLSHLGHPLIDVRSPEEYSGERTTAPAYPEEGALRAGHIPTAQNVPWAKAVAEDGGFKSRAELDAIYRDGAGLTDGEPIVAYCRIGERSSHTWFVLKHLLGFDDVRNYDGSWTEWGSAVRVPIVTGAEPGSR; encoded by the coding sequence GTGACCATCGAATTCGACACCACATCGTCCAAGTTCGCCGAGTACTCCGAGCCCGGCCGACTCGTGACCGGGGAATGGCTCGAAGCCCGCCTCGGAGAGCCCGGCCTCGTCGTCGTGGAGTCCGACGAAGACGTCCTCCTCTACGAGACCGGGCACATCCCCGGTGCCGTGAAGATCGACTGGCACACCGAGCTGAACGACCCGGTCGTCCGCGACTACGTCGACGGCGCGGGTTTCTCCGAGCTCCTCAGCCGCAAGGGCATCTCGCGTTATGACACGGTCGTCATCTACGGCGACAAGAACAACTGGTGGGCCGCTTATGCGCTGTGGGTCTTCTCGCTGTTCGGTCACGACGACGTTCGACTGCTCGACGGCGGGCGGGACAAATGGATCGGCGAGGGCCGTCCGATCACGACCGATGCGACCGCGGTGACGGCGACGGACTATCCCGTCGTCGAGCGCGACGACAGCAAGCTCCGCGCATACAAGGACGACGTGCTGTCGCACCTCGGCCACCCGCTGATCGACGTCCGTTCCCCGGAGGAGTACTCGGGAGAGCGCACGACGGCGCCCGCCTACCCCGAGGAGGGAGCGCTCCGCGCAGGACACATCCCCACCGCGCAGAACGTACCGTGGGCGAAGGCGGTCGCGGAGGACGGCGGATTCAAGTCGCGCGCAGAACTCGACGCGATCTACCGCGACGGTGCCGGTCTCACCGACGGCGAGCCGATCGTGGCGTACTGCCGTATCGGCGAGCGGTCGAGCCACACCTGGTTCGTGCTGAAGCACCTGCTCGGGTTCGACGACGTCCGCAACTACGACGGATCCTGGACCGAGTGGGGCAGCGCGGTGCGCGTGCCGATCGTGACGGGCGCCGAGCCCGGCTCCCGCTGA
- a CDS encoding SufE family protein, producing the protein MTRVTETALPETLAEIRDEFLELAEPERLQLLLEYSQELPAVPPEYDGHPEMCERVAECQSPVYIVVDVDEDGIVAMHATAPAEAPTTRGFASILVQGISGLTADEVLAIPDDFPQTIGLMRAVSPLRIAGMTGMLMRAKRQVRAKRV; encoded by the coding sequence ATGACGAGGGTGACCGAGACCGCTCTCCCCGAAACCCTCGCTGAAATCCGCGACGAGTTCCTCGAGCTCGCCGAACCTGAACGGCTTCAGCTGCTCCTGGAGTACTCGCAGGAGCTTCCGGCCGTGCCGCCGGAGTACGACGGTCACCCCGAGATGTGCGAGCGCGTCGCGGAGTGCCAGTCGCCCGTGTACATCGTCGTCGACGTGGACGAGGACGGCATCGTGGCGATGCACGCGACGGCTCCGGCCGAGGCGCCGACCACCCGCGGATTCGCCAGCATCCTCGTCCAGGGCATCAGCGGCCTCACCGCCGATGAGGTGCTGGCCATCCCTGACGACTTCCCTCAGACCATCGGTCTTATGCGGGCAGTGAGCCCGCTGCGTATCGCCGGGATGACCGGGATGCTGATGCGAGCGAAGCGCCAGGTGCGCGCGAAGCGCGTCTGA
- a CDS encoding dihydrofolate reductase family protein produces MRVSEVLPATGIAHDPATPEGRAWLESVYARDDASYVRLNMITSITGAAAGGDGTSETLTSRIDRAILGIIRAHADVVVVGAATVRAEGYLLPRSTRLAVVTVSGDLSGHRFEDDGASILLVCPAGRADAVQERSGLTAAEVVAVDGGDDLHPAAIVSALAHRGHPRIVCEGGPTLAGRFASAGVIDEYCVTIAPVLEPAEHPFLPLTAGSAPRTEPTGMLVDDAAFSYFRLRARS; encoded by the coding sequence GTGCGCGTCTCCGAGGTGCTCCCCGCAACGGGGATCGCCCACGACCCCGCTACGCCGGAGGGGCGGGCGTGGCTGGAATCCGTCTACGCCCGCGACGACGCCTCCTACGTGCGGCTCAACATGATCACGAGCATCACCGGCGCCGCGGCAGGAGGCGACGGCACGAGCGAGACGCTCACCAGCCGCATCGATCGCGCGATCCTCGGCATCATCCGCGCGCATGCCGACGTGGTCGTGGTCGGGGCGGCTACCGTGCGGGCCGAGGGGTATCTGCTCCCCCGGTCGACGCGACTCGCAGTCGTCACTGTCTCGGGAGACCTCAGCGGTCACCGTTTCGAAGACGACGGTGCGTCGATCCTCCTCGTCTGTCCGGCCGGGAGAGCGGATGCGGTGCAGGAGCGCTCGGGTCTGACGGCCGCGGAGGTCGTGGCCGTGGACGGCGGCGATGACCTCCATCCGGCGGCGATCGTCTCCGCCCTCGCCCACCGAGGACACCCGCGCATCGTCTGCGAAGGCGGTCCCACCCTCGCCGGGCGCTTCGCGTCAGCGGGCGTGATCGACGAGTACTGCGTGACGATCGCACCGGTGCTCGAACCCGCGGAGCACCCTTTCCTTCCGCTGACCGCAGGGAGCGCGCCCCGCACGGAGCCGACGGGGATGCTCGTCGACGACGCGGCGTTCAGCTACTTCCGGCTGCGGGCTCGTTCGTGA